ACCGATGCCAAGGGCCCGGTCCTGCTGCCGCCCGACGTGCAGGCCCTGCCGGTCGAGCAGGCCATCCTCACCGCGCCACCCCACGTGCCGCCACCGATCAAGCGCAAGCACGCTGCGCGCGTCGTCGTTAACCTCGAGGTGCGTGAGGTCGTCATGCGCATCGCCGACGGCGCCGAATACACCTTCTGGACCTACGGCGGCTCCGTGCCCGGCTCGTTCATCCGCATCCGCGAGGGCGATGTCGTGGAGTTCACGCTCAACAACCACCCGTCCTCGAAGCTCCCGCACAACATCGACCTTCACGCCGTCACGGGCCCCGGCGGCGGCGCGGCCTCGACCTTCACCGCGCCGGGCCACGGCTCGAAGTTTACTTTCAAGGCCCTCAACCCCGGCCTCTACGTCTATCACTGCGCGACAGCGCCCGTGCCCATGCACATCGGCAACGGCATGTATGGCTTGATCCTCGTCGAGCCGAAGGACGGCCTGCCGTCCGTGGACAAGGAGTTCTACGTCATGCAGGGCGAGTTCTACACTCAGGGCGGCTTCGGCGCCTCCGGCCTGCAGACTTTCGACATGGCGAAGTCCATCGATGAACACCCCACCTATGTCCTCTTCAACGGCTCGGTCGGCGCACTCGTCGGCGACAAGGCCCTGGACACCAAGGTCGGCGACCACGTGCGCGTCTATTTCGGCGTGGGCGGTCCCAACCTTACCTCCTCGTTCCACGTCATCGGCGAAATTTTCGACAAGGTCTGGACCGAGGGCGGCATGAAATACGCCCAGGAACACGTGCAGACGACGATGGTCCCCTCGGGCGGTTCGGCCATCCTTGAGTTCAAGATGGACGTGCCCGGCACCTACGTGCTCGTGGACCACTCGCTCAGCCGCGCGTTCAACAAGGGTGCGCTCGGCATGCTCAAGGCCTCCGGTCCCGAGGACCGCGTGATCTACTCCGGCAAGGAGATCGACGCCGTTTATTTCGGTGCCGCCGCCGAAGAGGGTTCCGCCTCCGCCCGGCGCGAGGCCGAGCTGAAGGCGAAGATCGCGGCCGAGATCAAATCCAACCCCGCCATCGCCAGCCTCACCAAGGAGGTGCAGCTCGAGCGCGGCAAGCAGGTCTATATGGCCAGCTGCTTCGCCTGCCACCTGCCCGACGGCAAGGGCATGGCCAACGTCTTCCCGCCGCTCGCCGGTTCCGACTACCTCAAGGCCGACCGCGACCGCGCGATCCGCATCGTGCTCAAGGGCCTCACCGGCCCGGTCACCGTCAACGGCGTGAACTACAACAGCGCCATGCCGCCGCAACCGCTCACCGACGAGCAGGTCGCCGACGTGCTCACCTACGTGACGAACAGCTGGGGCAACGAAGGCCCCGCCACCACCGTGGACGACGTCCGCCGCGTGAAGAACGAGACACACTAAAACGGTAGCGGCGCTCTATGAACGCCGTCGGCGGTCACAGACCGCCGCTACAACCAACCCTCCCATGACTGCCACCGTCCGCCGCGTCCGCCCTCCCGTCTGCGGCTCCGCCCTGTGTAACGTAATACGTTACACATGTGCCGGGGTGGCGCTCTTGGTGTTGACGGGCGTGGCCTTGGGTGGATCGGAAATCGAAAATCCTAATTCAAAAATCGAAAATGCCGCCATGCGGATGGTGCCGTCCGGCACCTATGTGCCCCTCCAACGCTCGACCAAGGACCCCGAGCAGGTGCCCGTCGCCGCCTTCCGGCTCGACACCGCGCCCGTCACCAACGCCGACTTCCTCGCCTTCGTCACTGCCAACCCGAAGTGGCGTCGCTCCGCCGTGAGCCGGCTTTTCGCCGACACCTCCTATCTGGAGCACTGGACCGGCGACCTCGAGCCCGGCTTGCGCGCTCCGCTCGACGCCCCCGTCGTGCGCGTGTCGTGGTTCGCCGCGCGCGCCTACGCCCGCTGGTCCGGCAAGCGCCTGCCCAGCACCGCCGAGTGGGAACTCGCCGCCGCCGCCGGCTACACCACCGCCTTCGGCAAGAACGAACCCGACTTCAACCGCGACCTCTACGCCTGGCTCGCCCGCCCGGTGCCGGAGGTGCTGCCCTCGGTCGCCACCGCCAAGCCCACGCTCCACGGCGTGCGCGGCCTGCACGGTCTCGTGTGGGAATGGGTGGACGACTTCAACACCGCCATGGTCACCGGTGAATCGCGCGCCGACACCGGTCTGGAGCGCGACCTCTTCTGCGGCGCCGGAGCCGCCGGGGCGAAGGAGACGAGCGACTACGCCGCCTTCATGCGCTCCGCCCTTCGTGCCTCCCTGAAAGCCAACAACACCACCACCTCGCTCGGCTTCCGCTGCGCGGCTTCTCTCCGATGAAAACGACGATTCCCCTGATCACCCTCCTCTTCGCGGCCAGCATCGCCGCCTCCGACAAACCCGCCGCCTGCTGCCCGGCCGACACCAAGCCGAAGGCCGGCAGCTGCTGCACCGTTGAAAAGGCGGACAAGGCGGCCTGTTGCGCGGAAAAGCC
This DNA window, taken from Oleiharenicola lentus, encodes the following:
- the nirK gene encoding copper-containing nitrite reductase, whose amino-acid sequence is MKTSRVIPAALLALVLAAPAFASEGPTDAKGPVLLPPDVQALPVEQAILTAPPHVPPPIKRKHAARVVVNLEVREVVMRIADGAEYTFWTYGGSVPGSFIRIREGDVVEFTLNNHPSSKLPHNIDLHAVTGPGGGAASTFTAPGHGSKFTFKALNPGLYVYHCATAPVPMHIGNGMYGLILVEPKDGLPSVDKEFYVMQGEFYTQGGFGASGLQTFDMAKSIDEHPTYVLFNGSVGALVGDKALDTKVGDHVRVYFGVGGPNLTSSFHVIGEIFDKVWTEGGMKYAQEHVQTTMVPSGGSAILEFKMDVPGTYVLVDHSLSRAFNKGALGMLKASGPEDRVIYSGKEIDAVYFGAAAEEGSASARREAELKAKIAAEIKSNPAIASLTKEVQLERGKQVYMASCFACHLPDGKGMANVFPPLAGSDYLKADRDRAIRIVLKGLTGPVTVNGVNYNSAMPPQPLTDEQVADVLTYVTNSWGNEGPATTVDDVRRVKNETH
- a CDS encoding formylglycine-generating enzyme family protein; the encoded protein is MTATVRRVRPPVCGSALCNVIRYTCAGVALLVLTGVALGGSEIENPNSKIENAAMRMVPSGTYVPLQRSTKDPEQVPVAAFRLDTAPVTNADFLAFVTANPKWRRSAVSRLFADTSYLEHWTGDLEPGLRAPLDAPVVRVSWFAARAYARWSGKRLPSTAEWELAAAAGYTTAFGKNEPDFNRDLYAWLARPVPEVLPSVATAKPTLHGVRGLHGLVWEWVDDFNTAMVTGESRADTGLERDLFCGAGAAGAKETSDYAAFMRSALRASLKANNTTTSLGFRCAASLR